Proteins from one Macrobrachium rosenbergii isolate ZJJX-2024 chromosome 14, ASM4041242v1, whole genome shotgun sequence genomic window:
- the LOC136846024 gene encoding nitric oxide synthase, salivary gland-like, whose amino-acid sequence MEGLVVKPQCPFSRPQNLINFESAKEATDVLHMKAEDPGVCSAVVCKGSLMGSRKTLLENRPSSEVLYQAKQFLDEYYKETKRFETKEHQARLQEVTQALVRTGTYDLTTDELEFGVKLAWRNAPRCIGRISWNKLHLFDGRHATTTKDMFELLLQHIDYATNGGNIRSTITVFPQRKVGQRDFRVWNQQLIAFAGYEQPDGSVIGDPAYKDFTKVCLELGWKGTGGRFDVLPLVVSMPTGEPEWMDIPEEKILLVDLKHPEYEWFEDLKLKWFGVPAVSSMMLDCGGLQFPAAPFNGWYMSTEIATRDLCDVQRYNLLPMFGEKLGLDTKSPISLWKDKATLELNIAVLHSYQEKEVTIVDHHTAAETFMQFHSNEHRQRGGCPADWVWIVPPISGSLTPVFHQEMTLYYMKPSYEYQLPAWVAFERQNDLLSGEATKKRSSPIQRFRRAALCVYFATTLYAGALAKRVRIAIIYASETGKAQGYANSLYDSFSLRFNPEVICMDEYDVSKLSSETMVVMLASTTGVGEPPQNGKEFTKILYELRERGNAVASEENIASFWDDYNDIKVNGVRAEVKSESGICSETKLLKKNRGFFSLLASKLRERKSHDDEDARGLEGYEPSFYSSNDSLVDSTDGLIANHDPANDVTYAVFALGSTNYKHFCAFGKYIDNLMHTLGGDRIMDLTCGDETEHQLDTFNSWANQLLEACCNRFQVEHCAQEGSVASQVSNSNQVKFAVHNEPAKLTNGFSTLHRKKVESCIVTGSQSLFEEGNKWYHKLTVNTGNNPSLRYEVGDNIGIFPSNNSSMVLGILGKLDDCEDPDRIVEVLVRKQEGDSWLPYPNLPVSSIRTLLERYLDITSPPSQSVLKLMALAATNNQERSQLETLATDIDAYRTWRKENYPNLLEILNEFPSVRMDAGLLLCRLPLLQPRLYSISSSPDFEEGELTLTVASFNYKTRGGKGTLHEGVGTSYIKSLKPRDRIELFHKSAPEFHLPEEGSSPIILIGVGSGIAPLRGIWQHYHYQVRH is encoded by the exons ATGGAAGGTTTAGTAGTCAAACCTCAGTGTCCCTTCAGCAGGCCACAGAATCTCATCAATTTTGAATCTGCGAAGGAAGCTACGGATGTCCTTCACATGAAGGCTGAGGAC CCTGGCGTCTGTTCAGCCGTCGTCTGTAAAGGCTCTTTGATGGGCTCAAGGAAAACGCTGTTGGAGAACAGGCCATCAAGTGAGGTTCTTTACCAAGCCAAGCAATTTTTGGATGAATACTACAAGGAGACCAAAAG GTTCGAGACCAAGGAGCACCAAGCCCGCCTTCAGGAAGTGACCCAAGCTTTGGTCCGGACTGGTACTTACGACCTGACCACGGATGAGCTCGAGTTCGGGGTCAAACTGGCTTGGAGGAACGCCCCTCGCTGCATCGGTCGAATCTCCTGGAACAAACTGCAT TTGTTTGACGGAAGGCACGCAACTACTACAAAGGATATGTTCGAATTATTGCTGCAACACATTGACTATGCAACAAACGGAGGCAACATAAG ATCGACGATCACCGTGTTCCCTCAGCGGAAGGTCGGACAGAGAGACTTTCGCGTCTGGAATCAGCAGCTGATCGCCTTCGCCGGGTACGAGCAGCCAGATGGCTCTGTTATTGGCGATCCTGCCTACAAGGACTTCACTAAG GTTTGCCTGGAGCTGGGCTGGAAGGGCACAGGCGGTCGCTTCGACGTCCTGCCCCTGGTGGTGTCGATGCCCACGGGTGAACCGGAATGGATGGATATCCCCGAGGAGAAGATTCTCTTGGTTGATCTCAAACATCCTGA GTACGAATGGTTTGAGGACTTGAAACTGAAATGGTTCGGCGTTCCAGCTGTTTCCTCAATGATGCTAGACTGCGGAGGACTCCAGTTCCCAGCGGCGCCCTTCAACGGGTGGTACATGTCCACCGAAATTGCCACTCGGGACCTTTGCGACGTCCAGCGGTACAATTTACTTCCG ATGTTTGGGGAGAAGCTCGGCCTCGACACAAAGTCTCCAATCAGCCTCTGGAAGGACAAGGCGACCCTGGAACTTAACATAGCTGTCTTACACTCCTACCag GAGAAGGAGGTGACCATCGTGGACCACCACACCGCTGCAGAGACCTTCATGCAGTTCCACAGTAACGAACATCGTCAAAGGGGAGGCTGTCCAGCCGACTGGGTGTGGATCGTGCCTCCTATTTCGGGCTCTCTGACGCCCGTGTTTCACCAGGAGATGACGCTCTATTACATGAAGCCCTCCTACGAGTACCAGCTTCCAGCGTGGGTGGCCTTCGAACGCCAGAACGATTTGCTGAGCGGCGAGGCCACCAAAAAGAGGAGCAGCCCTATCCAGAGGTTTAGGAGAGCGGCTCT GTGCGTCTACTTCGCTACGACCCTCTACGCTGGGGCCCTGGCCAAGAGAGTTCGCATCGCCATCATCTACGCCTCAGAAACAGGAAAAGCTCAAGGATACGCCAACAGTCTCTACGATTCCTTCAGCCTCAGGTTCAATcctgag GTCATCTGTATGGACGAATATGACGTCAGCAAACTGAGCAGTGAAACCATGGTGGTTATGCTGGCTTCTACAACTGGTGTTGGAGAACCTCCTCAGAATGGAAAG GAATTCACGAAGATACTCTACGAGTTGAGAGAAAGGGGCAACGCCGTCGCCTCTGAAGAGAATAT cGCCTCGTTCTGGGACGACTACAACGATATCAAAGT CAACGGCGTAAGGGCCGAAGTCAAATCAGAGAGCGGCATCTGCAGCGAGACGAAGCTCCTGAAGAAGAACAGGGGCTTCTTCTCTCTCCTCGCCAGTAAGTTGCGTGAGAGGAAGAGCCACGACGACGAGGATGCCCGCGGTTTGGAAGGGTATGAGCCCAGCTTTTACAGCAGCAACGACAGTCTGGTCGATAGCACGGACGGTCTCATCGCAAATCATGATCCGGCTAACGATGTCAC CTACGCTGTTTTCGCCCTTGGATCTACCAACTACAAGCACTTCTGCGCCTTCGGCAAGTACATCGACAACCTCATGCACACCCTTGGAGGAGACAGAATCATGGACTTGACTTGCGGAGATGAAACTGAACATCAGTTGGACACCTTCAATTCATGGGCTAACCAGCTTTTGGAG GCTTGCTGTAACCGCTTCCAGGTAGAGCACTGCGCCCAAGAGGGCTCCGTAGCAAGTCAGGTCTCCAACAGCAACCAGGTCAAGTTTGCTGTGCACAACGAGCCAGCCAAGTTAACAAATG GCTTTTCGACGCTACACAGGAAGAAGGTCGAATCGTGTATTGTAACTGGAAGCCAGTCATTATTTGAGGAAGGAAACAA GTGGTACCACAAACTGACAGTTAACACCGGGAACAATCCGTCCTTGCGATACGAGGTAGGAGACAACATTGGCATCTTTCCCTCAAACAATTCGTCCATGGTTCTCGGTATTCTGGGGAAGCTAGACGACTGCGAAGACCCGGATAGAATTGTGGAAGTTCTCGTACGCAAACAAGAAG GTGACTCGTGGTTACCTTATCCGAACCTGCCTGTGTCCAGCATCCGAACCCTTCTGGAGAGATACCTGGACATCACATCGCCTCCATCCCAATCTGTGCTGAAGCTGATGGCTTTAGCGGCAACCAACAACCAAGAGCGATCTCAACTGGAAACTTTAGCCACG GACATTGATGCGTATCGCACCTGGAGGAAAGAGAATTATCCTAACCTGCTGGAGATCCTGAATGAGTTCCCCAGCGTGAGGATGGACGCAGGACTCCTGCTGTGCCGCCTTCCCCTCTTGCAGCCTCGTCTTTACTCCATCAGCTCCTCGCCAGATTTCGAAGAGGGAGAGCTGACTCTCACAGTGGCCAGCTTCAACTACAAAACCCGAG GTGGCAAAGGGACGCTGCACGAGGGCGTCGGCACTTCCTACATCAAGTCACTGAAGCCAAGAGACAGAATCGAGTTGTTCCACAAAAG TGCTCCCGAGTTCCACCTACCTGAGGAAGGAAGTTCCCCGATCATTCTCATCGGCGTTGGCAGCGGTATTGCTCCTCTTCGTGGAATTTGGCAGCACTATCATTACCAAGTACGACATTAA
- the l(2)k10201 gene encoding zinc finger protein 511, with protein MTDPWDYITSLGIKHFNWKDSFYAEGNKICHFLEKVPCVDLDDENVLHEDYGPIICSIPQCKQSFDTVAEHAAHQRICHSFMCSSCHNSFPTDHLLDLHLQEVHDSYFFVMAQKKPMYRCLLETCTEVFQDQKVRKAHCINVHKFPSDFRYDLSWRKLGKVSKNSKGKEQQEFSSSMDCEEMETKDSDAQERSTSFINKRVSLPSTLTFGAGIPRGFPRPRVRNNRGKNRMPNAFYQKGPRKREEGKIDMKDVEKALVDNISDMQDE; from the exons ATGACTGATCCATGGGACTACATAACCTCTTTAGGCATAAAGCACTTCAATTGGAAAGATTCTTTCTATGCAGAAGGGAATAAGATATGCCACTTCTTAGAGAAAGTGCCATGTGTTGACCTCGATGACGAAAATGTATTACATGAAGA ttatggtCCAATAATATGCAGCATACCCCAGTGCAAGCAGTCTTTCGACACAGTGGCAGAACATGCTGCTCATCAGCGTATTTGCCATAGTTTTATGTGCTCTTCATGTCACAACTCTTTCCCCACTGACCATCTCTTGGATCTTCATCTTCAAGAAGTGCATGattcttacttttttgttatgGCACAAAAGAAACCAATG TATCGCTGCCTTTTAGAGACATGCACAGAAGTTTTTCAAGACCAGAAGGTACGTAAGGCACATTGCATAAATGTTCACAAGTTTCCTTCTGATTTCCGGTATGATCTATCGTGGAGGAAGCTTGGTAAAGTATCAAAGAATAGTAAGGGTAAGGAACAGCAGGAATTCTCATCTTCAATGGATTGTGAGGAAATGGAAACCAAAGACTCAGATGCTCAAGAGAGAAGCACATCTTTTATAAATAAGAGAGTGTCATTGCCTAGTACTCTAACATTTGGTGCTGGTATTCCTCGTGGGTTTCCTCGCCCCAGGGTTAGAAATAATAGAGGAAAAAATAGGATGCCAAATGCTTTTTATCAAAAGGGaccaagaaaaagagaggaaggaaaaatagaTATGAAAGATGTGGAGAAAGCATTAGTTGATAATATTTCGGATATGCAGGATGAGTGA